One window of Cucurbita pepo subsp. pepo cultivar mu-cu-16 chromosome LG19, ASM280686v2, whole genome shotgun sequence genomic DNA carries:
- the LOC111781033 gene encoding uncharacterized protein At2g23090: MGGGNGQKAKMAREKNMEKLKASKGSQLESNKKAMSIQCKVCMQTFICTTSEVKCREHAEAKHPKADVYTCFPHLKK, from the exons ATGGGAGGGGGGAACGGGCAGAAAGCGAAGATGGCTCGCGAGAAGAACATGGAGAAGCTGAAAGCTTCTAAGG GAAGTCAGCTCGAATCGAACAAGAAAGCAATGTCTATTCAG TGCAAGGTATGCATGCAAACCTTTATCTGCACCACATCAGAGGTCAAATGCAGGGAACATGCGGAGGCAAAGCACCCAAAAGCTGATGTCTATACTTGTTTCCCACatcttaaaaaatga
- the LOC111781573 gene encoding casein kinase II subunit alpha-2-like — MNHARLQALRRRLRLLLVCVVFAFHLPVAHSPTFRSPPLPPPSDVSFFNSAGTGLGDKITPIGLVGSSYPPMSKARVYTDVNVLRPKDYWDYESLAVQWGDQDDYEVVRKVGRGKYSEVFEGINVNNNERCIIKILKPVKKKKIKREIKILQNLCGGPNIVKLFDIVRDQHSKTPSLIFEHVNSTDFKVLYPTLTDYDVRYYIYELLKALDYCHSQGIMHRDVKPHNVMIDHELRKLRLIDWGLAEFYHPGKEYNVRVASRYFKGPELLVDLQDYDYSLDMWSLGCMFAGMIFRKEPFFYGHDNHDQLVKIAKVLGTDELNAYLNKYNLELDPQLDALVGRHSRKLWSKFINADNQHLVSPEAIDFLDKLLRYDHQDRLTAREAMAHPYFSQVRAAESSRMRTQ, encoded by the exons ATGAACCATGCGCGCCTTCAGGCCCTCCGTCGCCGCCTCCGCCTTTTGTTAGTGTGTGTCGTCTTCGCTTTCCATCTTCCGGTCGCCCACTCTCCAACCTTCCGTTCCCCTCCCCTTCCACCTCCTTCCGACGTCAGTTTCTTCAACTCTGCTGGGACTGGTCTGGGCGATAAGATCACTCCGATCGGATTAGTGGGCTCGAGCTATCCACCCATGTCTAAAGCTCGTGTTTATACGGATGTTAATGTTCTGCGCCCCAAGGACTATTGGGATTATGAATCTCTTGCCGTTCAGTGGGG TGATCAAGATGATTATGAGGTTGTCCGGAAAGTGGGAAGAGGAAAATATAGTGAGGTATTTGAGGGAATAAATGTTAACAACAACGAGCGGTGCATAATCAAGATACTTAAACCggttaagaagaagaag ATTaagagagagataaaaatACTTCAGAATCTCTGTGGAGGCCCAAACATTGTGAAGCTTTTTGATATTGTCAGAGATCAGCATTCAAAAACACCGAGCTTGATTTTTGAGCATGTGAACAGCACAGATTTCAAAGTACTTTATCCGACACTGACTGATTATGATGTACGCTACTACATATATGAACTTTTGAAG GCATTGGATTATTGCCATTCTCAAGGGATTATGCACAGGGATGTCAAACCTCATAATGTTATGATAGATCATGAGTTGCGAAAACTTCGCTTGATTGATTGGGGCCTTGCTGAATTTTATCATCCTGGCAAGGAATATAATGTTCGTGTGGCCTCAAG ATACTTTAAAGGTCCTGAATTGCTGGTTGATTTGCAAGATTATGATTATTCTTTGGACATGTGGAGCCTTGGTTGCATGTTTGCTGGAATG ATTTTTCGCAAGGAACCTTTCTTTTATGGTCATGACAATCACGACCAGCTTGTAAAAATTGCAAAG GTTCTTGGGACAGATGAATTGAATGCATATTTGAACAAGTATAATCTAGAGCTCGATCCTCAACTTGATGCTCTTGTTGGGAG GCATAGCAGGAAGCTGTGGTCTAAATTTATCAATGCAGACAATCAACATCTTGTTTCTCCAGAG GCTATTGATTTTCTTGATAAGCTTCTTCGATATGATCACCAGGACAGGCTTACGGCTAGAGAAGCCATG GCACACCCATATTTCTCCCAAGTGAGGGCTGCTGAGAGTAGCAGGATGCGAACACAGTAG
- the LOC111782176 gene encoding LOW QUALITY PROTEIN: ribonuclease III domain-containing protein RNC1, chloroplastic-like (The sequence of the model RefSeq protein was modified relative to this genomic sequence to represent the inferred CDS: deleted 1 base in 1 codon) — protein MELSSSFVKFSSSTNYYFSSSFTPFIVKLHPNSLNFPNPTSGNLRVFAVAVDPQQELPKNHPQRLLKELAERKRATSPKKKVPPRRYILRPPLDDKKLAERFLNSPQLTLKSFPLLSSCLPSSRLNNADKTWMDEYLLEAKQALGYPLEPSDSYGDDNPAKQFDTLLYLAFQHPSCERTKARHIRSGHSRLLFLGQYVLELALAEYFLQRYPRESPGPMRERFFALIGKRNLPKWIKAASLQNLIFPYDDMDKLIRKDREPPVKSVFWALFGAIYLCFGMPEVYRVLFEVFGMDPDSEECEPRLRRQLEDVDYVSVEFEDKKISWQDMITYKPPEDALFAHPRLFRACVPPGMHRFRGNIWDYDSRPQVMKALGYPVPVTDKIPDITEARNIELGLGLQLCLLHPSKYKFEHPRFCYERLEYLGQKIQDIVMAERLLMKHLDAPGKWLQEKHRRLVMNKFCGRYLREKYLHKLIVYSEQVEDAYENNRRLRNPATTAVQQALHGLSYAVHGKPDVRRLMFEVFDFEQLQPKAV, from the exons ATggagctttcttcttcttttgttaaaTTCTCATCCTCTACTAATTACTATTTCTCGTCTTCTTTTACTCCATTTATTGTCAAACTTCACCCCAATAGTCTCAATTTCCCGAACCCCACATCGGGAAATTTGCGTGTTTTTGCAGTTGCAGTCGACCCACAACAAGAATTGCCCAAAAACCACCCTCAAAGACTGCTAAAAGAGCTCGCGGAGCGAAAACGAGCCACTTCTCCGAAGAAAAAGGTGCCCCCAAGAAGGTATATTCTTCGGCCGCCACTGGATGATAAGAAATTAGCGGAAAGGTTTCTCAATAGCCCTCAATTAACTCTTAAATCATTCCCATTATTGAGTTCTTGTTTACCATCTTCGCGGCTTAACAATGCCGATAAAACTTGGATGGACGAGTACTTGCTGGAAGCCAAACAAGCCCTTGGATACCCCCTTGAGCCCTCCGATAGTTATGGAGACGACAATCCCGCAAAACAATTTGACACTCTCTTATACTTGGCCTTCCAGCATCCCTCATGCGAAAGAACAAAGGCACGACACATAAGATCAGGGCACTCCAGGCTTTTGTTTTTGGGGCAATATGTGCTCGAATTGGCGTTAGCAGAGTATTTTTTACAGAGGTATCCGAGGGAGTCGCCGGGTCCAatgagggagaggttttttgCGTTAATTGGGAAGAGGAACCTTCCAAAGTGGATTAAGGCTGCCAGTTTACAGAACTTGATATTCCCATATGATGATATGGATAAGCTGATCAGGAAGGACCGTGAACCTCCTGTGAA ATCTGTATTTTGGGCATTGTTCGGGgcaatatatttatgtttcgGAATGCCAGAAGTGTATCGGGTCCTTTTCGAAGTGTTCGGAATGGATCCCGATTCAGAGGAATGTGAACCGAGATTACGCAGGCAACTTGAAGATGTAGATTATGTCTCTGTTGAATTCGAGGACAAGAAGATCAGCTGGCAAGATATGATTACTTATAAG CCTCCAGAAGATGCTCTATTTGCCCACCCTAGGCTCTTTAGAGCCTGCGTCCCGCCTGGCATGCATCGATTCCGGGGTAATATTTGGGATTATGATAGTCGACCTCAAGTCATGAAGGCACTAGGATACCCCGTTCCTGTTACAGATAAAATTCCCGACATCACCGAAGCACGAAATATCGAACTCGGACTTGGATTGCAG CTTTGCCTTTTGCACCCATCAAAATACAAGTTCGAGCATCCTCGTTTCTGCTACGAACGATTAGAATACCTCGGCCAAAAGATCCAG GATATCGTAATGGCGGAGAGATTGTTGATGAAGCAT TTAGATGCTCCGGGAAAGTGGTTGCAGGAGAAGCACCGGCGTTTGGTGATGAACAAGTTTTGCGGGCGGTATTTGAGGGAGAAGTATCTTCATAAACTTATCGTGTATTCGGAACAAGTTGAAGATGCATACGAGAACAACCGGAGGCTTCGAAACCCAGCAACCACGGCTGTTCAGCAAGCCCTTCATGGACTTTCTTATGCTGTTCATGGAAAGCCTGATGTGAGACGTCTCATGTTTGAGGTTTTTGATTTTGAGCAACTCCAGCCTAAAGCTGTTTGA
- the LOC111780910 gene encoding uncharacterized protein LOC111780910, translating to MEKLPEVNEKEFMRMAMLKHEETFKQQVHELHRLYRTQKTLMKNMEKSRQSGWNPESWDKRNEICFRQIYEQDAKTYYRSSTTHSVKIDLEQPAEDDQTESSSGALQTINENELELTLGPSSYNTSDSGVTHSSSSTGSSHEGRRRDSKQVLKGQEMEVLGVIENSSGYQNGSHRGEKKMMLDYPPWLFQVVSPNMT from the exons ATGGAAAAGCTGCCTGAGGTAAACGAAAAGGAGTTCATGAGGATGGCTATGTTAAAGCATGAAGAAACATTCAAACAACAG GTACATGAACTTCATCGGCTTTATCGAACCCAAAAGACATTGATGAAAAACATGGAGAAAAGCAGGCAAAGTGGATGGAATCCAGAGAGTTGGGATAAAAGGAATGAGATATGTTTCCGACAAATTTATGAACAGGATGCAAAAACTTACTATAGATCATCAACAACTCATTCGGTCAAAATAGATTTGGAACAGCCTGCTGAAGATGATCAAACAGAATCCAGCAGTGGAGCTCTGCAGACCATAAACGAGAACGAACTGGAACTTACTTTAGGGCCTTCGAGTTACAATACTTCAGATTCAGGAGTAACccactcttcttcttcaacaggGTCCAGCCATGAGGGAAGACGTAGGGATTCAAAGCAAGTACTTAAGGGTCAGGAAATGGAGGTGTTGGGAGTGATTGAAAATTCTTCAGGCTACCAAAATGGAAGTCATAGGggtgagaagaagatgatgctGGATTACCCTCCTTGGCTTTTTCAAGTTGTGAGCCCTAACATGACTTAA
- the LOC111781753 gene encoding peroxidase 51-like, protein MGRFNLLIALSLLSLSVFPSPSVAQLRQNFYADICPNVETVVRNEVTKKFQQTFVTVPATLRLFFHDCFVQGCDASVIIASTASNKAEKDHPDNLSLAGDGFDTVIKAKAAVDAIPQCRNRVSCADILTMATRDVIALSGGPSYAVELGRLDGLVSKASDVDGRLPGPTFNLNQLNSLFSANGLSQQDMIALSAAHTLGFSHCEKFANRIYNFAPGNPVDPTLNKTYATQLQQMCPKNVDPRVAINMDPITPRTFDNIYFKNLQQGMGLFTSDQVLFTDTRSRPTVNAWAGDSQAFNKAFVDAMTKLGRVGVKSGRNGNIRRDCGVFN, encoded by the exons ATGGGTCGCTTTAATCTTCTTATTGCACTGTCTCTTCTTTCCCTCTCCGTCTTCCCTTCTCCCTCTGTCGCCCAACTCCGACAAAACTTCTACGCCGACATTTGCCCAAATGTCGAAACCGTTGTTCGCAACGAAGTTACTAAAAAGTTTCAGCAAACTTTCGTTACTGTTCCTGCCACTCTCCGTCTCTTCTTTCATGATTGCTTCGTTCAG GGATGTGATGCCTCCGTGATCATTGCTTCCACTGCATCCAACAAGGCCGAGAAGGATCATCCCGATAACCTGTCGTTGGCCGGAGATGGATTTGATACCGTTATTAAGGCTAAAGCCGCTGTCGACGCCATCCCTCAATGCCGAAACAGAGTCTCCTGCGCCGATATTCTCACTATGGCTACTCGGGACGTCATAGCACTG TCGGGCGGACCGTCGTACGCGGTGGAGCTGGGAAGATTAGACGGGCTAGTTTCTAAAGCCTCCGACGTGGACGGTAGACTCCCAGGGCCGACATTTAATCTCAACCAGCTCAATTCTCTGTTTTCTGCTAATGGGCTTTCGCAACAAGACATGATCGCACTATCAG CGGCTCACACGCTTGGATTCTCGCACTGCGAGAAGTTCGCAAACCGAATTTACAATTTTGCCCCGGGGAATCCAGTGGACCCTACACTAAACAAAACCTACGCAACTCAGCTACAACAAATGTGCCCGAAGAATGTGGACCCCAGAGTGGCGATCAACATGGACCCAATCACGCCTAGAACATTCGACAACATATACTTCAAGAACCTCCAGCAGGGAATGGGTCTGTTCACGTCGGACCAGGTTTTGTTCACGGACACGAGATCCCGACCCACGGTGAACGCATGGGCCGGAGATTCCCAGGCCTTTAATAAGGCGTTTGTTGACGCCATGACGAAGCTGGGGCGGGTGGGCGTGAAGAGCGGTAGAAACGGGAACATCCGACGCGACTGCGGTGTTTTCAACTGA
- the LOC111782034 gene encoding scarecrow-like protein 32 codes for MNNQSPITVPRRRPWPGLFASSSSSSSSSKALGTWLGEDANCMEHLLVHCANAIESNDATLAQQILWVLNNIATPDGDSNQRLASAFLRALVTRAANIGSCKILAAITTAATSSSLTTQSFSLMDLAAFVDLTPWHRFGFTTANAAILDAIEGYSAVHVVDFSLMHCMQIPTLIDAIATRFEFPPLLKLTTVVVKHTPPILELSYEELGAKLVNFARSKNVRMEYRFVESCYTDGFSNLIQEIRVQNLIYGPESKEALILNCHMMLHYIPEETLNPNPSPNFDMLSSTRSMFLKEIRSLEPAIVILVDEEADFTASKMVSRLRSAFNYLWIPYDSMDSILPRNSKHREWYEAGICRKIQNVIAEEGIERVERLEPKTRWVQRMVNSKFRGVGFGEDAVSEVKTMLDEHAAGWGLKKEDNHLLLTWKGHDVVFATAWVPY; via the coding sequence ATGAATAATCAAAGCCCAATTACAGTCCCTCGACGCCGCCCATGGCCTGGATTGTTcgcgtcttcttcttcttcttcttcttcctccaaagCTTTGGGAACTTGGTTGGGTGAGGACGCCAATTGCATGGAACACTTGTTGGTTCACTGCGCCAACGCTATTGAATCCAACGACGCTACTCTCGCCCAACAAATCCTTTGGGTCCTCAACAACATTGCCACTCCTGATGGCGACTCCAACCAACGCCTTGCCTCTGCTTTCCTACGCGCTCTTGTAACACGCGCTGCCAACATTGGCAGCTGTAAAATCCTCGCTGCCATCACCACCGCAGCTACCTCCTCCTCCCTAACTACCCAATCCTTCTCCCTTATGGACCTCGCCGCCTTCGTCGACTTAACCCCCTGGCATCGCTTCGGCTTCACGACTGCAAATGCGGCGATTCTCGACGCCATCGAAGGCTACTCTGCCGTCCATGTCGTCGATTTCAGCTTGATGCATTGCATGCAAATCCCCACTCTCATTGACGCGATCGCTACTCGTTTCGAGTTCCCCCCTCTACTCAAACTCACCACGGTTGTCGTAAAACACACGCCGCCCATTCTCGAGCTGTCTTACGAGGAATTAGGAGCGAAATTGGTGAATTTTGCAAGGTCAAAAAACGTGAGAATGGAATATAGATTTGTGGAGTCTTGCTACACCGATGGATTTTCCAATTTAATCCAAGAAATTCGAGtgcaaaatttaatttacgGACCCGAAAGTAAGGAAGCGCTGATTTTAAACTGTCACATGATGCTCCATTACATCCCTGAAGAGACATTAAACCCAAACCCATCTCCCAATTTCGACATGTTGTCTTCAACTCGTTCGATGTTTCTCAAGGAAATCCGAAGCTTAGAGCCAGCGATTGTGATTCTAGTCGATGAGGAAGCCGATTTCACGGCGAGTAAAATGGTGAGTCGATTGAGATCGGCGTTTAATTACTTATGGATACCGTACGACTCGATGGATTCGATTCTTCCTAGGAACAGCAAGCACAGGGAATGGTACGAGGCCGGGATTTGTCGGAAGATTCAGAATGTGATTGCTGAGGAGGGGATTGAGAGAGTGGAACGATTGGAGCCGAAGACGCGGTGGGTTCAACGGATGGTGAACTCCAAATTCCGAGGGGTTGGGTTCGGAGAGGACGCGGTTTCGGAGGTGAAGACGATGCTCGATGAGCATGCAGCAGGATGGGGGTTGAAGAAGGAAGACAACCACCTCCTCCTCACGTGGAAAGGCCACGACGTCGTTTTCGCCACGGCTTGGGTACCTTACTAA
- the LOC111781084 gene encoding LOB domain-containing protein 37-like: MSCNGCRVLRKGCSESCILRPCLQWIDTSEAQGHATVFVAKFFGRAGLMSFISAVPESQRPSLFQSLLFEACGRTVNPVNGAVGLLWTGNWHICQAAVETVLRGGTLRPMNEFLAAGSPNPASDETSEAEVACTDMWKLRDSYPNSRFSNSRSRLSPKRKRSEESTKNQLNDLDLRLTPNFPAKSTRRAATPSMNSEESETTTCFESGGLIDHHHRHYHPEELVPERKLLNLFV; encoded by the exons ATGAGCTGCAACGGTTGCCGAGTTCTCCGAAAGGGCTGCAGTGAGTCCTGTATTCTCCGCCCTTGCTTGCAGTGGATTGACACCTCTGAAGCCCAAGGTCACGCTACTGTCTTTGTCGCTAAGTTCTTCGGCCGCGCCGGTCTTATGTCTTTCATCTCCGCCGTCCCTGAATCTCAACGACCTT CTTTGTTTCAGTCTTTGCTGTTTGAAGCCTGTGGTCGTACTGTCAATCCGGTCAACGGCGCCGTTGGTCTTCTCTGGACTGGAAACTGGCATATCTGTCAGGCGGCGGTGGAGACTGTGTTACGAGGCGGTACGTTGCGGCCGATGAATGAGTTTCTCGCCGCTGGATCTCCTAATCCGGCTTCCGATGAAACATCCGAGGCTGAAGTCGCCTGTACCGACATGTGGAAGCTTCGAGATTCTTATCCAAATTCTCGATTCTCCAACTCCCGATCTAGACTTTCCCCAAAACGTAAACGATCCGAGGAATCCACTAAAAACCAACTGAACGACTTAGATCTCCGTTTAACACCGAATTTTCCGGCGAAATCAACCCGGCGTGCCGCTACTCCGTCGATGAATTCCGAGGAATCCGAAACCACTACGTGCTTTGAAAGCGGCGGCTTAattgatcatcatcatcgccACTACCATCCAGAAGAACTGGTACCGGAACGGAAACTTCTCAATTTATTCGTCTAA
- the LOC111781672 gene encoding casein kinase II subunit alpha-2-like, which yields MGETQANRQPSCFPCEGRISGIVDPPNAVATMGSPHPSWTQGPSFLPLLQLLRAAKKKKKKKKKKKRGWILVSIRELIAIRALNFKVSSEFQLPHPSLSSLFFSPPLLSALSLRQSASSILLLLFFFRRISSSATSLSRFRHHPPSHRFKPLLRSLSPLGTLAQKIGKSIRRPGASSKARVYADVNVIRPKEYWDYESLTVQWGDQDNYEVVRKVGRGKYSEVFEGVHCTDNEKCVIKILKPVKKKKIKREIKILQNLCGGINIVKLLDIVRDQQSKTPSLIFEHVNNLDFKVLYPTLLDFDIRYYIYELLKALDYCHSQGIMHRDVKPHNVMIDHEKRKLRLIDWGLAEFYHPGKEYNVRVASRYFKGPELLVDLQDYDYSLDLWSLGCMFAGMIFRKEPFFYGHDNYDQLVKIAKVLGTDDLNAYLNKYQIELDPHLSALVGRHSRKPWTKFINVDNQHLAVPEAVDFVDKLLRYDHQERLTAKEAMAHPYFFPIRNAESSRTRNQ from the exons ATGGGTGAAACGCAAGCTAATCGACAGCCGTCGTGCTTCCCATGCGAAGGAAGGATCTCTGGGATTGTTGATCCACCTAATGCTGTGGCTACCATGGGTTCCCCACACCCATCTTGGACCCAGGGACCTTCCTTTCTCCCACTGCTTCAACTCCTTCGGGCCGCT aaaaagaaaaagaaaaagaaaaagaaaaagaaaagagggtggattttgGTTTCAATCAGGGAGTTGATTGCCATAAGGGCGCTCAATTTCAAAGTTTCTTCCGAGTTCCAATTACCCCACccatctctctcttctcttttcttctcacCTCCTCTCTTATCCGCCCTCTCTCTCCGCCAATCCGCGTCTTcaatcctcctcctcctcttcttcttccgtcGGATTTCTTCGTCGGCGACCTCCTTATCTCGTTTCCGACACCACCCTCCTTCGCACAGGTTCAAGCCGCTTCTGCGTTCGTTGTCCCCACTAGGAACCCTGGCGCAGAAGATCGGGAAATCGATTCGTCGCCCTGGCGCTTCTTCGAAAGCTAGGGTTTATGCCGATGTTAACGTGATCCGACCTAAGGAGTATTGGGACTATGAGTCCCTCACCGTACAGTGGGG GGACCAGGATAATTATGAGGTTGTGAGGAAGGTGGGGAGAGGAAAATATAGTGAGGTGTTTGAGGGTGTTCACTGCACTGACAATGAGAAATGTGTCATTAAGATTCTTAAACcagtgaagaagaaaaag ATTAAGAGGGAGATAAAAATACTGCAGAATCTTTGTGGGGGTATAAATATCGTGAAGCTGCTTGATATTGTTCGAGACCAGCAATCGAAGACCCCTAGTCTTATATTTGAGCATGTTAACAATCTTGATTTTAAAGTTCTTTATCCAACACTCCTGGACTTCGATATTCGCTACTACATATATGAACTTCTAAAG GCATTGGATTATTGCCACTCGCAAGGAATTATGCATCGGGATGTCAAACCTCATAATGTGATGATTGATCATGAGAAACGTAAACTTCGTCTTATAGATTGGGGTCTTGCTGAGTTTTACCATCCTGGGAAAGAGTATAATGTTCGTGTTGCTTCAAG ATATTTCAAAGGTCCAGAACTTCTTGTTGATTTACAAGATTATGACTACTCTTTGGACTTGTGGAGTCTTGGTTGCATGTTTGCCGGAATG ATTTTCCGAAAGGAGCCATTCTTCTATGGACATGATAATTATGACCAGTTGGTTAAAATAGCCAAG GTGTTGGGGACAGATGATTTGAACGCGTACTtgaataaatatcaaatagaaTTAGACCCTCATCTTTCGGCTCTTGTTGGGAG GCATAGTCGAAAACCTTGGACCAAGTTCATTAATGTTGACAATCAGCATTTGGCAGTCCCTGAG GCTGTTGACTTCGTTGATAAATTGTTACGCTATGACCATCAAGAAAGGCTAACTGCTAAAGAGGCAATG GCCCATCCATACTTTTTCCCCATTAGGAATGCAGAAAGCAGCAGAACTCGGAACCAGTGA